Part of the Musa acuminata AAA Group cultivar baxijiao chromosome BXJ3-10, Cavendish_Baxijiao_AAA, whole genome shotgun sequence genome, aaatatttaaattttattttactaaAAATATAGATTTATTGCATGAACCGTATTACATTTTAGTTTAACCATAGCTTATTCatgtaattttattatgaattttaagTAGATTATGCATATAATTTTACTATGAAAAAATTTGACAAAATTTTATTATAACTTTAAGAAGACTTAGAATTCCTTTGTATAATTTTGTTAAATTGATtatgaagtttgatataatttctaTTATAGTTTGACACCATGTACTGTAGAATATTAATCTTATCTATaattatgaataaaataaatttaataaaaaattataagaatatataCTAATTATTATGTCATTTCTTTATGGTTGATGATTGATTATCTTCCTTACATTTGTCACAGATAAAACCTTTGAcaaatttaaagtataaaaattttgtaggatcttcataaatatataaattaaaaaatatttacacttataatttttatattaaatgttATTTTTTAAATTGAGATTAAATTTGACATGTGTTAGGATGCTTTATATAAATGAAGTTATTTCTTGACATTCATAATATATGTGCTTTTATTgatgaataaatttgatcatgtattgatatttaaatttaattatatgtGTAACTAGTTCCAATAAAAGTTTGATTTAATAAGTGTCAAATCAATTATCAAATATCATTTATCTAATACAAAGATGAGATGTAACAaggattaaatataatattaattttttgacatatataatatataggttatttagaattataaaaatatatatgttgaatAGGTAGATAAATTGTCATTCCGCTTTTGTTTGTTGAGTTACAAATGTAGTCTCaacttttcttttatgtcaacaactaattaatttttaaaattaaaaaaatttaatgatttattggatatatattttgatatgcttattaattatTAATTTGCATGACTGATCTAAAATCAAATTTATTGAATGAGTTTCCTTAATTTCTAATATATTTTATGCGTAAAAAAATCTTTTGACTTAATGAGTTTTAAGTGGCACATTTACATTTAACTATTTTCAAGTTGATTTAGATTTACTATTTGACTTAGTATTTCAAGTGTGAATTAtgttaaattaatattatttttcatatcatattTGGGGGACTAAATTTCTGTTAAATGGGGAGGAATGTAATCATCGatgatttctttttcttaatataatttaaattatattaattaatatgttattttatttaaattatgaatTTTCTTGTTTGTGTAGCAtgattaagaaaatgattaaaattaaaatttttaatcatgaagataagttaggaatattctcaatcaattaaattattaattgatttatttcttaatcagtgatgtaatttttagaaagtaaatattttaattttaatttttgtgtatgaaccataaaaaataaatcctataattctatctttataaaggtaaaataataataaataaaaataaataatgaggAGAGTTCATCTTTTCCTCGAAGAATATCTTCTCCCTCATTTCTCATCCAACCAAGTAgtaaatagattaagatttctcATCAAACCTAGTAGTAAAGGATCCAAAGGAGCGATAAACTCCTTTATTCTTTTCTTATCGATTTTTATTCgtgttttaaaatatttgatatttaaaATGATTATAATTTGTAcaatgcataatgatatttttattttaaaattttataattaataaataataatcattGAATTATGATGTAACAATGATtagttaattaaataataattttaatataattaattagatatatttatgctTCAagaaattatgtgtgaatttatatgatttaattaattttaaatttagaatcatgaacctaaattaattaattcatgaaaaaaatagatttatgattaatcattattttataatattaaaaaaaataaaaaaaataaaaaatctaatttaataagaaaGGTCAAATTAAGGCCTAACCTGAGTTAAGTTGATTTAGTAGACCATTGTATATGGTAAGGTATGGTTTAGCCCATGTAGTTAGACATGACTTAGCCTATGTAGTTAAGCATGATTGAACCCATGTGATTAGATATAACCCAACTTATATTTAGAGATATGATTTAACATATGTTATGTTAACTAGATATAACTTAGTACATATGGTCAAACATAACTTAGTTCATATGATTAGATATGACCCAGTCTATATGACTAACcatgatataattttatatgGTTCGGTATGACCAAGCTTATGTAGTCAAGTATAATTCAACCTATGTGATTACGTATGACCCAAATTATATGACCAAATATGATCTAGCTCATGTGGCCATAATCTAATCGATATAATTATATATGACATAACTTATGTGGCTAAGCACGACTTAGGTTCGACTTATGTGACGAAGCATAACTCGAGATGAGACATGATCAACTTAAGTAGTCAAATATAACTTAACTCAATCCGCGAGCCAAACGTGTTGATAAGACATAATCATCATGAGTGAGGGTTAACCTAGCCCGCAAATTTAGATCCGTCCAATTATGCAACtgacatgattatatatatatatatatatatatatatatatatatatatatatatatatatatatatatatatatatatatatccgattGGAATGCTGCAGTGATTTGTGGCCTCACAAGGAGGCAATTACAAGCTTTTGTGCTGCAAATAAATCCTATTATAGTGCATATCATGTCGACAACCTATCAAAGATCATATCTTAACAGGACACCTTCCTTTCCATGCATGTTGACACCCTGTGTCATTTATCACAGGTCGTAGCGGATGCTTAAATAGAAACAATGGCAAAGCTCCACTACCATGAGATTGCAAAAAGGCCCATGAAATGTGATTTCAATTTGCACTCCATATTTGAAGTAGGAATCTTCTAACAAAGGAAAGACATCAAAAGTTTGAGgagttacattttttttttccttagctGTTTGTCATTAAGATATATTGCCTATTTTTCTCTTCCCATTGACCAATCATGGATGGTCAAGATTTTCTTTCCCTGATGAGAAAAATAGCAGAGAGATACCCAAATAgatcacatcatcatcatcatcatcatcttcacttttttttctttggaaATATAAATGATGCTCATTTCTTCAAGATCAAACCTGGTACTCAATCATTGTCGCACGAAGGTGTGAAAGCATTTCATTGTGAACAGCTACACAGAGATGGTGTGAAAGCAATTTAAAATCTGGCACAATGACAGCATTCTGGCAATTTCTTGCTTGTCTTGATCTGACATGTCTCTTTCTTTGGCTATTAAAGAGATCGAAAGCGGTATTCCCAACTCAATCTCCTGCCTTCTCCGCCTTTGAGAAGGGATGGGCTTCAAGTTTTACGCTCCAGCTTCCCTGTTCCTCCTCCTGTTGTCACTCCCAGCTTTCGCCTACGGCTGGGGAGTAGATGGCCATGCCATCATTTGCCAGATAGCACAAGTTAGTCTCTTCTCCCTCGTTTCTACTGCTCCTGCCTGTTCCCATTATCTACCCTGCTTTTGCACGCATGTCATGTGTTTTGACTCCTCTGCTTTTGCACGCATATCAAACCAGTGGGAGCATTGCTAACTTTTATCTGTTTGTGTAGGATCGTTTAAGTGATCACGCAGCAGCTGCAGTGGAGGATCTGCTCCCAAACTACGCCAAAAACAATCTCAGCCGCCTCTGTTCATGGGCGGATCGTGTCAAGTTCCGATACAGGTGGTCCTCTCCACTGCACTACATCGACACACCTGACGGCCTCTGCACTTACGATTACGACCGTGAGCACCAGACCGGCAACTCTGTCTCAGTTCATAGTATGATGATATCTTCGAAAGATGAAACTAAGTTGGCTCTCGACAGGGGACTGTAAGGATGAAGATGGGGTGAAGGGCAGGTGCGTCTCGGGTGGCATCACAAACTATACCAATCAGCTTCTCGACTACGGAAACTCTTCTTCTGAATCCCAATGTAAATATATCCGATCCAAAGTTGCCTGCTTTAATTCCTGTTCCTATTCCAGAAGGTAAATGCTAAATTTGCAATGCTGCTCCAGATAATCTCACGGAAGCACTGCTGTTCCTTGCTCACTTGATGGGTGATGTCCATCAGGTACAGATCTTTGCGATCTGAGTTGCTTTGTGGTTACTCGCTTGAGTTCACCTGCTGAAGGATTCTTTGCAGCCACTGCATGTAGGTTTTACCACAGACAGAGGAGGAAACACCATTAACGTCCGCTGGTACAGAAGGAAATCAGTGCTCCACCATGTAATCATTTTGTCACTTCCAACCACCGTATCATAGTCGACGATTCCTCAATGCTCAGACTTCTCTCTATCACACCAAACACCACCATGCAGGTCTGGGATGATAATATCATTGAGACAGCGGAAGAGCGATTCTACAACGACAACGTGGAGGAGTTCGCTGAAGCCATCAAACAAAACATCACGGTGAGGTAGTTGGTTGACAGGAATCAAGAGCTTTGCAACACATCTAATGGAGCCACATTTCGGTCCAATTTGTCCACAGGGAGAGTGGTCAGATCAAGTTGCGAAATGGGAGAAATGCAGCAACAACAAAGTCGCATGTCCAGACGTGTAGGTCACACTCTTACACTTCTGTATTTGGTTGTGTTGCCTCCATTAGAAGTATGCAAACATCATATGAGCTCATACTTCATCGTTCTACTAGCCTCTGTTTACTGGTAGCATATCTTTTACATTCAGAAGTCACTAGCTTTGTTTGTTTAGAACACCTTGACACCAAAATGTCTTTGAATTGGAACAGATACGCATCTGAGAGCATCGAGGCAGCATGTGATTGGGCATACAAGGATGTCAAGAACAATACACAGTTGGAAGGTCAGTGTGAAAAGAAGTGTTGATTAGCATTACATACTCTCTGTTTCTCAAAAAAGGACTAATATGATGGTGGAAAATGGTGCATGCAGATGACTATTTCTTGAGTAGATTGCCTGTTGTGAATCTGAGGCTTGCAGAGTGTGGAGTTAGATTAGCTGCAACACTCAATCGCATATTTGGGTGATGGATGAAAGGTTGCATCCTTTGGCTTTGCTTTGTTGTTCTTCATTCTGAAGTGTGCCAATCCAAACTATTAAAGGTAGCATGCAGAAAAACATATGTTTCTATCTTGTTGTGCTGTTAAATTGTTTGGTAATCTCATGTTCATGTCTAGTATAATAAAACCTCTATTTGGAACTGCTCAAATGTTCCATGTCAGTGTCTGCTATCTGAGGTTGCTGTTGCTTGAGCTTTGTTTGCCTTCTGCTGCTTGCAATTATATGCAGTGCTTGCAAGAATGGCGGCTCATTCCTATGAGCTCTTCAGCAAGCATAAAAGAACATCACACTGTTTTTTTATGGAAAACATGTAATTAAAATCAGTGAAAAAAATAATGGTAGTATTTATGCTACTGAGTTAACAATCTTCAGCGTGAATATTGTTTTCAGAATCAGAAGAAGGCTATTGACTCTATACATCATGAATCATTCAGATCATAGAAAATTCAAGTTTCTGTCTTTTAATTCTGAAGTTGATCATCAATCTGAATTACAAAGATAATTATTGACTTGATTTCAATCTTAAATCTTGATGTAACAATGATCGTCCTATTATGCGTTGAGTTGAGCCTGATAGTATCAGGACGATCACCGATAAAAATTCATAAGTGAGTATTACTATCGAGATGTTTTTGACTACGCCGATTCGATACCCGAGCGACGTaacataaaaaaagaataaaaatctaTGTAATGATTGAAAGATTTCGTATTTATAAATTAGGATCACGAAATGAATAATAATGTCCGAAAGAAAAGAACTACGAAACGATTATTAAACTAAATCTCCGATTACTTACgatgagaaaaatattttctaaaatgattttAGTACGGTTGgtcaaaatgataatgacaacgtAACAGAAATTATTTGAGTACATTTTGGACTTAGATGTTTGTTGCCTACAGTAGATCAAATTATTTATGTAGTAAATGCCAAGAAGTAGCAATCTCCCATGCTTCCTACCAAATCGAAACACACACGCACTTGATTGGTCGCATTTAGGTGCATTTGAATCTTCCCACAGCATCTCCTTCCTCACTTGCAGTCCATGGCCGGTCCTCTGTTCAAGCATCCCACCTTGGATGCACACCTCCAAAGAGGAAAGCTACGTTTGCTCAATGGCAGGCACCGTCGTGCTGTGCATCTGCTTCATCACCATGGCCTCTTTCCCCTCTTCTGTCGCTCGAACCCTGGTAGGTAGAATGAGACGGACATAGAGACAAAACCTTAATCATTCATCATGGAGTCTTTGATGATTAATTATCAGCATCAGCCAGTTTGCTTGATGTCGATCCGGTGATCATTATCCACACAGCCAAGTTTATTGCGCGTAGGATTCGCAGAGGAAGTAGAATCATATTAGGATAGGCCTGCATATACTTgagttcctttcaaatctaagctCTTCCACAACTCGCATCTAATTTTGGAGAGACCATCTGGAATCTCAGCATGTTATCAACACATTTACCATCATGTAATCTTCATCCAATCAATAGTTTTAGCTTATCTTAGCATTCGATCTATGTTCTTGTTCTCTTTCTTTAAAACAACACGGGAAGTTCTCAGTTCTCTCACTACAGTAGTGCGAAATGGGTGGCAGATTTGACAGCATTATGCTTTCCTTGTCCTGACAAGGGTGCATGATAATTTACTAGAGAAATAGAAAAGATACATGGTGGAGACAAAGATCATTACTGGAGGAGGTAAATAGCCATGAAGCGAGCAAGGAGGAGATGGATAGATACACCAGAAGAAGGATAAGCCAATGAGATGGTCTCAGTTCATAGGTGCGTTGAGCCCTACACATGCGCTTCAGGTGTGCCATGCATGGAGACTTGGTAGAAGACAACTGCAGAGAGGACGCCGGTGCGATCACCTCGTTCTGTCACACCTCCTTCCTCTTCCAGGGATGCGTCATGCACCTACAATCATTCATGAAACAGAGACCACTTCCATCATCAACCTGCAAGCATAGTTGCAGAACAAGCGAAACACTCGACACACTCTGTTCTTAAACCCTTCTCACGACTCCCTCGGCGAGATCTAAATCCTCGTATAAGTTTCATTACCTGTGGCGTTTCAACCCAGCTGTTGTCGTAAAAACTAGCAGCTGCTGCGATTTCCATGGAGAGAAGCTGTATCAACACCAAGTTAAAGAGGTTACGATGTTTGCATATACGATTAAGAACGTaacgagaagaaaaagaagaagaagaagaagaagaagaagaagaagaagaagaagaagttggcCTACCTCAACCTGGTTCTGCAGTGACCGCACGTAGTTAATTATCTCGTCGAGCATTCCTGCCATACCCATCGCCTACACGTCGAAGTGCTCTCTTCAGAAACATGTAGTATCCAAACCATTTGCCAAGAACTCACTTGGTTTCTCGTACGTACCTTGCAGCAACCAGGAACAAGGTCCCTTAAAAATCGCATTTTTCTATTGATGTTCTCTCTTCTCACCTGAGACCACATCGAAAACAGAGAGTAAAGATAAGCCTCATTTTGGTTAAAATGCGAGACATAAATGCTGCTCCATCATACGTGCGTACCCTCTCAGCTAGGCTGTGGCTGTCAGTAGCTTCACCTCTTCTTGCCCTCACATGAACCACCTCTTTCGGCTCGCTCGCTCTCTGCAaactccttcctctcttcttgaTCCCGCGGCTCTGCAATAAAATATTCAGCACAGAAGATTTCTCACCGAAGTTAGAACAATCTAATGATAAGCCAAAAACAGGTTCTGCAGTCACCTTCATTTTCTGGTCTCCATGACTCTGCTGTCCACCAGAGACCATGGCATGGGATACAGGAGTCACCAAACTAGACAGCAGGTTATCAACGGATGGCATCGAGAACTCCTGCTGATGAGATAAGCAGTTCTGTTGAGGATAGAACATCAACTCCAAGCTTGAATTCTCTATGGCAGGGCCTTCTAGCTCTGGAAACTTGCGGGTGAGCTCCAAGCCGGAGTCCTCAAGAAACTCTTCCATGACTACAGGAAAGAGAAAACAACGCCTAAAAGAAAGTGTTTGGATGAGAAAGGAGGCCTTTAGAGTAGGCCTGAACAAGTTCTTCCACCACTATATGAATGCGATGTGTAGAGTAGCTCCTGAGCAGATCAACTTGGCAAATCGAGTTTGTGTAGTCAGCTTGTGGGCGCTCACGGAACACATCTACAGCTCTTGGACATATATGTGCTCCAAAATCTGACCATTAGATTCAAGCAGTAAATGAGCATTAAATTGTTCTTTTTGCTCTTGAAGGAAAGTAGAAAACAGATTGCTTTTACAGTATTTTGGTTTGTGTCAGCTCTTCCTTGAGACTCATACTCTGCTTCAGTGTTCGTCTCCCAATCCAAAGAAAATACTGCAGAAGGGCATCTAACATAGTTCGTACAAGTTGACGATGCTGTGTAGATGGTTAGAACTCGTCAATCACAGGGCAGGAGGTTCACCTGTTTTAATCAGTGATCACAAAAGAGAGCCAATGAAGACAAAACCAAACACCAAAACAAGATCTATGTAAACTTGTTAGAAAGATCGAGTATCTACAACGAGGACAATGATCGATGAAGATATCGCCGATTGTTACTGAAAGAACTTAGCTTGTTTTGGTGTATGAGGTAAAGCGGTTCGAGTCTCTTTTCATGCACACATCTTGGATCTTCCTGTTGTACGCGGTTAGATTCGACTAGGTCGTCGCACGCGCAGCACACTTGGCCTGAGAGGGCGATCTGATTTCTTGACCTTTCGATTCATGACCAAAAGCAAGTTTGTCACGGAATTTAGCATGATCTTAGGGATGTGTGTTCTGATGACTATAACAAATCTATACCATTTCATCTTCTGCGATCCACGCATCATAGATCTTCTACCGACATGAGCAAACAATGCAAAGGAGTGTTCGTTCATCTCGGATCCTCCCGCCGTACGCCGCCGCAGCGGTTGGAAGGCGCGTACGGCCGTACACGTACACAGAATCCAACACCTCCCACCGACCTAAATCCagactccctcttcctcctcctttctctcACTGATCTTTCCACCACAGGACGGACGCCCGACATGGCGTCATTCTTGCAACTCCCCGCTGCCTTCCCTACTTCTCGGTAACAAAATAATCTCCCTGTCAAGATTGCTTCTTCCGTCAAAATGGCGGCGATCGCGAAGCTTCTGTTGCTTCATTCTCTTTCTCTCGCTTCTCGATCTCAGCAAACGGAGGTGTGGAGGATACGTCAAAAGTATTGTCTTTCCACTTCGGATTAGATCGATCGGTGGAAAATTCTGCAAGATCGCCCCCTTTTTCTATCTTTGCAGCATTTACATCCGTCTTCTTGCCAAATTTCTCTAAAAGTCAACTTTCCATTaacaagaataataataataataaatggaaTGGCCTGTCTTCGTTGCTATTTCGTTCCTCGAGATCCGAATTGTCCCTGTCACCAAGGCAGTTTCGATCTGGTTTCTTTCTTCTGTATTTATGGCAGGAGGGGATTCGTAGCGAAAGATGGTGCACAACGGTGTGGTCGCTGCCTTTGAGTTTCCAGGTCGCGGGACAGGGTTTAGGCTGCGCTTGGCTTGGTCAAGAAGAGGAGCGCAAGATCGAACGGGTTGTCGATGCCGGACCGTGGATTCTGCTGCGGAGGTTCGCCGGTCGATTTCGGGGTGGAGATGGCCCGGGTGAGGACGAGGATGGAAGGGATTTTTAGGTCTCGTGAGAAAGCTCGATATGTCAGGGCCCAGACTTCCGGTTTGTTCTTCCGACATTTCTTGATCGTTTACTATAATTAAATATTGCGTTTTGTTGCTCAATTTTTGGTATCTTCATGAACTACTTTGTGATCTCTGAATTGCCCTTTCATCTGACACATTTCTTGTTCGATCTATCATCGTGGGTTGAGTTGAATGATCGAAGTTGATAGGTTTATGGGAAGGATTTCTTTAGCTAGAAGAATGAATTTGTGATCAAGAACTTTACCATGACTTGTCCTCACATTGGGTGCTATGCTTCTGTTCTTGTCAACTCTGAATCAGGTGACCTGGAGAATGTTCCAACTGATAAGCTTCAGACGAAGCCATCCGGCCATGTTCTGCCCTACGTTGGTGTAGCCTGCTTGGGAGCCATTTTGTTTGGATATCATCTTGCGTATGTTTCTCAAATGAACAATCTAATGTACATTATTctgcaccaaaattttcagaaccTGAATGAAACATGTTTGCAGTAACAAATGCCATTTGCTCTTTGGTCCTTCAAAGGCATC contains:
- the LOC135650536 gene encoding endonuclease 2-like, whose protein sequence is MGFKFYAPASLFLLLLSLPAFAYGWGVDGHAIICQIAQDRLSDHAAAAVEDLLPNYAKNNLSRLCSWADRVKFRYRWSSPLHYIDTPDGLCTYDYDRDCKDEDGVKGRCVSGGITNYTNQLLDYGNSSSESQYNLTEALLFLAHLMGDVHQPLHVGFTTDRGGNTINVRWYRRKSVLHHVWDDNIIETAEERFYNDNVEEFAEAIKQNITGEWSDQVAKWEKCSNNKVACPDVYASESIEAACDWAYKDVKNNTQLEDDYFLSRLPVVNLRLAECGVRLAATLNRIFG
- the LOC135651782 gene encoding transcription factor BEE 3-like encodes the protein MEEFLEDSGLELTRKFPELEGPAIENSSLELMFYPQQNCLSHQQEFSMPSVDNLLSSLVTPVSHAMVSGGQQSHGDQKMKSRGIKKRGRSLQRASEPKEVVHVRARRGEATDSHSLAERVRRENINRKMRFLRDLVPGCCKAMGMAGMLDEIINYVRSLQNQVELLSMEIAAAASFYDNSWVETPQVHDASLEEEGGVTERGDRTGVLSAVVFYQVSMHGTPEAHV